The DNA segment GGCCGCTCACTCATCGCTGATCGACAGCCTCGATCCGGTGCAGATCGACATCGGCAACGCAGGCGACTACCTGACGACGCGCGTCTCGTACAAGCTCAACCTCAAAGGACCGAGCCACACGATCCAGAGCGCCTGCTCGACCTCGCTGGTGGCGGTGCATGTCGCCTGCCAAAGCCTGCTCAACGACGAGTGCGACATCGCGCTGGCGGGCGGCGTCTCGATCAATATGCAGCAGCGCAACGGCTATCGCTATGTCGAGGGCGGAATCGCCTCGCCCGACGGCCACTGCTGCCCATTCGACGCCAACGCCCAGGGCACGATCTTCGGCAGCGGAGTCGGCGTGGTGGTCTTGAAGCGGCTTGAAGACGCACTGGCGGACGGCGACACGATCCATGCGGTGATTCGCGGCTCGGCGATCAACAACGACGGCGCGCTCAAGGTCGGCTACACCGCGCCGAGCGTCGACGGTCAGGCCCAGGTGATCAGCGAGGCGCTGGGCTACGCCGACATCGATCCCGTGACGATCTCCTACATCGAGGCGCACGGCACCGGCACCGCGCTGGGCGATCCGATCGAGATCCAGGCGCTAACCAAAGCCTTTCGCGCCACCACCGACGCCAGCGGCTTTTGCGCCGTCGGCTCGGTCAAGGGCAACATCGGCCACCTGGGCGCTGCCGCCGGCGTTGCCAGCCTGATCAAAGCCGTGCTCGCGCTCAAGCACCGGCAGATCCCGCCGAGCCTGCACTACACCGCGCCCAACCCCGACATCGACTTCGCCAGCAGCCCGTTTTATGTCAACGATAGGCTCGCGGACTGGCCCGCCAACACCGGACCACAGCGCGCGGGCGTGAGCTCGTTCGGCGTCGGCGGCACCAACGCGCATGTGATCCTCGAAGAAGCGCCGCAAGCCGTGCCCTCCGATGCGGCACAGCCCTGGCAACTGCTGACGCTCTCGGCCAAAACTGCGACCGCGCTCGACGCGCTCACGACGAATCTGCGGGATCACCTCAAGCAGCAGCCCGATCTCAACCTCGCCGATGTCGCCTACACGCTCCAGATCGGGCGGCAACACTTCAACCACCGTCGCACCGTCGTCTGCCGCGACCGCGACGAGGCGCTGCACGCGCTGGAAACGCTCGATCCGACGCGCGTGCTCAGCGATGTCCAGCAGGCGGTCGATCGTCCGGTCGCCTTTCTTTTCACCGGCCAGGGCGCGCAGTACGTCGGCATGGCGCGCGAGCTGTACGAGCAGGAGCCGGTCTTCCGCGCCGCCCTCGACCGCTGCTGCGATCTGCTCCTGCCGCACCTCGGCCTCGACCTGCGCCGCCTCCTCTATCCGACACCCGCCGACGCCGCCAGCGCCGCCCAGCAGCTCGATCAGACGCAGATCACCCAGCCCGCGCTCTTCGTGATCGCCTACGCCCTCGCCCAGCTCTGGATCGCCTGGGGCGTGCAGCCTGCGGCAATGGTCGGCCACTCGATCGGTGAGTATGTCGCAGCCTGTCTCGCG comes from the Herpetosiphonaceae bacterium genome and includes:
- a CDS encoding type I polyketide synthase — protein: MGEQFTGIEIAIIGITGRFPGATTIEQYWQNLRDGVESVMFFSEAELTARGVDPALLRDPDYVRATAQIDGIEEFDAAFFGLSHREAEITDPQQRLFLEYAWSALEHAGYNPERYDGAIGVFGGATINTYLLYNLAAHSSLIDSLDPVQIDIGNAGDYLTTRVSYKLNLKGPSHTIQSACSTSLVAVHVACQSLLNDECDIALAGGVSINMQQRNGYRYVEGGIASPDGHCCPFDANAQGTIFGSGVGVVVLKRLEDALADGDTIHAVIRGSAINNDGALKVGYTAPSVDGQAQVISEALGYADIDPVTISYIEAHGTGTALGDPIEIQALTKAFRATTDASGFCAVGSVKGNIGHLGAAAGVASLIKAVLALKHRQIPPSLHYTAPNPDIDFASSPFYVNDRLADWPANTGPQRAGVSSFGVGGTNAHVILEEAPQAVPSDAAQPWQLLTLSAKTATALDALTTNLRDHLKQQPDLNLADVAYTLQIGRQHFNHRRTVVCRDRDEALHALETLDPTRVLSDVQQAVDRPVAFLFTGQGAQYVGMARELYEQEPVFRAALDRCCDLLLPHLGLDLRRLLYPTPADAASAAQQLDQTQITQPALFVIAYALAQLWIAWGVQPAAMVGHSIGEYVAACLAGVFSLEDALALVAARGRLMQALPPGAMLAVPLPASDVQPWLGRDLALAAINGPAQCVVAGPTEAVAALEEQLRAQGSDVRRLPTSHAFHSAMLD